The following are from one region of the Spirochaetota bacterium genome:
- the recC gene encoding exodeoxyribonuclease V subunit gamma: MSFNVYTSGMLETLAENLASRLRRPLRSHFEKETIVVMSVGMGRWLSQRMAARLGVWANFEYVFPTVIIERIFGSLAGQGVPGEPFSREVLSWRIMGLLPRCARLPGYESLNSYMGDGSNELKRRQLAERIAGVFDQYVVHRPEMVLEWEGGPAPEKDGDERWQADLWRRLFAGKRPAHHAALAARLFAEIGSLAPERLRALPSRISLFGVATLPPLYVRVLYALSRHVEINFFVLNPSRYYWGDIASVREQARIARRLKGGVSAADRHLYAGNGLLASMGRVGRDFLFRVLLDADESVDFIDDYPDAGTRSTSTLLTCIQEDIRELIDRGFAGSSDGTSLTARRDISAGDESISIHSCHSPMREVEALYDYLLDMFEKQPDMEPHDVVILTPDIETYSPFFEAVFGAPRSEGLRIPYSVADRSLRSENGMAGALFAILDLHGSRFPAGQVLDIMECDSILTRHGLGPSDRETIRRWVEDTRIRWGIDAADRLDRAEKLPPMEENTWRHGLDRMVLGSALPNDETRLFEGILPYDPIEGGDTAVLGGLVDLLERLFEAARSLALPRPPGEWAKHLLALVEGFFGDDDTVGDLTSLRRVITRLADETAEAGFTDAVGFPVVRSWLEGSLREEKAHGAFLSGGVTVCAMLPMRSIPFRVICMVGMSDGAYPRRDIEAGFNLMKKAYRPGDRSRRNDDRYIFLEALVSARDRLFISYVGRSIADNKSVPPSVLVSELLDYIEQGYAPASAGGADEAGSLRSAILTEHRLQSFSPAYFTGDSRLYSYAPELCSAAESFNGETSEYAPFMMGKAAEEGDVVLHLSDVLDFFRGPARHFLNRTLGIWLDTTGEMPGDSEVFALEGLDSYTLAEKMCEEALRGADPAGLYEAFRAMGILPHGSLGEYAFRRMLPGVRSFARTVAGLHGGDELPPLELEIEIDGRTLAGRIDRVYPGGIVHHRYASIKATDRLRAWIVHCAACCRADTGSRSVVYLVGRNKSAPAVIEMKDGGICHAHLKKLVDIYREGRRSIVPFFPEASLAFAKEYAENRSADEALAKARAVFEGNYYTRGDSTDPYTERCFRKMDPFDKRFFQDEFIRLARAVYDPLLKFQEER, translated from the coding sequence ATGTCATTCAACGTGTACACATCCGGCATGCTCGAGACGCTCGCCGAAAACCTGGCATCCCGCCTGCGACGCCCGCTGCGCTCTCACTTCGAAAAAGAAACCATAGTCGTCATGAGCGTGGGCATGGGGCGCTGGCTCTCACAGCGCATGGCCGCTCGCCTCGGCGTGTGGGCCAACTTCGAGTATGTGTTCCCAACCGTCATAATCGAGCGGATATTCGGAAGCCTGGCGGGGCAGGGCGTGCCCGGGGAGCCGTTCAGTCGTGAAGTGCTCTCGTGGCGCATAATGGGGCTCCTGCCCCGGTGCGCCCGCCTTCCCGGATACGAGTCGCTCAACTCCTACATGGGGGACGGCTCGAACGAGCTCAAGCGCCGCCAGCTCGCCGAGCGGATCGCCGGTGTCTTCGACCAGTACGTGGTGCACCGGCCCGAGATGGTCCTCGAATGGGAGGGCGGCCCCGCTCCGGAAAAAGACGGCGACGAGCGATGGCAGGCTGACCTGTGGCGTCGCCTTTTCGCGGGAAAACGCCCCGCGCACCACGCCGCGCTGGCGGCGCGCCTCTTCGCCGAAATCGGTTCGCTCGCGCCGGAGCGCCTGCGGGCGCTGCCGTCGCGGATATCGCTTTTCGGGGTCGCCACGCTTCCGCCGCTGTACGTACGCGTGTTGTACGCCCTTTCACGGCACGTCGAGATAAATTTTTTCGTCCTCAATCCATCGCGCTATTACTGGGGCGACATCGCCTCGGTGCGGGAACAGGCGCGGATCGCGCGGCGGCTGAAGGGGGGCGTTTCCGCCGCGGACCGCCACCTTTACGCGGGCAACGGCCTGCTGGCCTCGATGGGACGGGTAGGGCGCGATTTCCTGTTCAGGGTGCTCCTCGATGCCGACGAGTCCGTGGACTTTATCGACGATTACCCCGACGCCGGCACGCGGAGCACATCGACGCTCCTGACCTGTATCCAGGAAGATATACGGGAGCTCATCGACCGGGGCTTTGCCGGATCGAGCGATGGCACTTCCCTGACGGCGAGGAGGGATATCTCCGCGGGTGACGAATCGATCAGCATCCATTCATGCCACAGCCCCATGCGGGAGGTGGAGGCGCTCTACGATTACCTGCTCGACATGTTCGAAAAACAGCCCGATATGGAGCCGCACGACGTAGTCATACTGACGCCTGATATCGAGACCTACAGCCCGTTTTTCGAGGCGGTATTCGGCGCCCCCAGGAGCGAAGGTCTGCGCATACCCTATTCCGTGGCCGATCGCAGCCTTCGTTCGGAAAACGGCATGGCGGGGGCGTTATTCGCCATACTCGACCTGCACGGCAGCCGCTTTCCCGCGGGACAGGTGCTCGATATCATGGAATGCGATTCCATCCTCACGCGGCACGGCCTGGGGCCGTCCGATCGCGAGACCATCCGCCGTTGGGTGGAGGACACCCGTATACGCTGGGGGATCGACGCCGCGGACCGGCTCGACAGGGCCGAGAAGCTCCCCCCCATGGAGGAGAACACCTGGAGGCACGGGCTGGACCGTATGGTCCTCGGCAGCGCCCTGCCGAACGACGAAACGCGGCTTTTCGAGGGCATCCTGCCCTACGATCCCATAGAGGGAGGCGACACCGCGGTGCTCGGCGGCCTTGTCGATCTGCTCGAACGACTGTTCGAGGCGGCGCGCTCGCTTGCGCTTCCCCGGCCCCCGGGTGAATGGGCAAAACACCTGCTCGCGCTCGTTGAGGGCTTTTTCGGGGACGACGACACGGTCGGCGATCTCACGTCGCTCCGTCGCGTGATAACGCGTCTTGCGGATGAGACGGCGGAAGCGGGCTTCACCGATGCCGTCGGCTTCCCGGTGGTGCGCTCGTGGCTGGAGGGCTCGCTCAGGGAGGAGAAGGCGCACGGCGCCTTTTTATCGGGAGGCGTGACCGTCTGTGCCATGCTGCCCATGCGAAGCATCCCGTTTCGCGTGATCTGCATGGTGGGCATGAGCGACGGCGCCTATCCCCGCAGGGACATCGAGGCCGGGTTCAATTTAATGAAGAAAGCGTACCGGCCCGGCGACCGTTCGCGCCGCAACGACGACCGCTATATATTTCTCGAGGCCCTTGTGTCGGCTCGCGACCGTCTCTTCATCAGCTACGTGGGGCGGAGCATCGCCGACAACAAATCCGTCCCGCCCTCGGTGCTCGTCAGCGAACTGCTCGACTACATCGAACAGGGATATGCGCCGGCCTCCGCCGGCGGCGCGGATGAAGCCGGCTCGCTCCGTTCGGCCATACTCACCGAACACCGGCTACAGTCATTCAGCCCGGCCTATTTCACCGGCGACTCCAGGCTGTACAGCTACGCACCGGAGCTGTGTTCCGCGGCCGAAAGCTTCAACGGGGAGACGTCGGAGTACGCCCCGTTCATGATGGGCAAGGCGGCGGAGGAAGGAGACGTCGTACTTCATCTGTCGGACGTCCTGGACTTTTTCCGCGGCCCGGCGCGTCATTTTCTCAACCGGACGCTGGGTATATGGCTCGACACGACCGGAGAGATGCCCGGCGACAGCGAAGTCTTTGCCCTCGAAGGCCTCGACTCGTACACACTCGCGGAGAAAATGTGCGAGGAGGCGCTTCGCGGCGCGGACCCGGCCGGACTCTACGAGGCGTTCCGGGCGATGGGGATACTGCCGCACGGCTCCCTTGGGGAATACGCGTTCCGCCGGATGCTGCCCGGCGTGCGCTCGTTCGCGCGCACCGTGGCCGGCCTGCATGGCGGGGATGAGCTTCCGCCGCTCGAACTTGAAATCGAGATCGACGGGCGAACGCTCGCCGGCAGGATCGACCGCGTCTATCCGGGAGGGATCGTCCATCACCGCTACGCCTCCATAAAAGCGACCGACCGGCTTCGCGCGTGGATCGTGCACTGCGCGGCCTGCTGCCGGGCTGACACCGGCTCCCGTTCCGTCGTGTATCTCGTCGGGAGAAACAAGAGTGCGCCGGCCGTCATAGAAATGAAGGACGGCGGTATATGCCATGCGCATCTAAAGAAGCTTGTGGACATATACCGCGAGGGGCGCCGTTCCATCGTCCCCTTTTTCCCCGAGGCTTCGCTCGCGTTCGCGAAGGAATATGCCGAAAACCGCTCGGCTGACGAAGCGCTCGCCAAAGCGCGGGCGGTGTTCGAGGGAAATTATTACACAAGGGGCGATTCAACCGACCCCTACACCGAGCGATGTTTTCGAAAGATGGACCCCTTCGACAAACGATTTTTCCAGGATGAGTTCATCCGGCTCGCACGGGCCGTGTACGATCCCCTGCTGAAATTCCAGGAGGAGCGATGA
- the recB gene encoding exodeoxyribonuclease V subunit beta has translation MSAVSRFDIIESPLSGTVLIEASAGTGKTYAISGLYLRLILEKEFEVENILVVTFTVAATGELRERLRGRLRATLSMLEDPDCRGGCGRDLLELRGKYADDPLQRALVERFGSDPEARERLSRAIRNFDEASIFTIHSFCQRALLENAFESGVLFESELEAADAEAIDDIAADFFRKNWYGAPLSFVEFSAAEKVSPAYFSLLARKRPLDPDYILEGGAGDIDADGVLEIARRLDDEYPRFCESWRRDRSQAGDFLPGALRDGVLKANMYSEAIIARMMEQMDAYTAGGLPLATEDLKKFRAASIVKAFRKGRSAELPPVMALCDEFLGLCDEARLRFDGYLVSLKKEFLAYVQSELARRKELRAVRSFDDLIRGMHEALQRGGGPALARLVRRRYAAALIDEFQDTDPVQYSIFTTIFGWGESLLYLIGDPKQAIYGFRGADIFAYMRAAASAGTKATMDVNRRSAPELIGAVNAIFSRVRDPFVFPEIGFTPVSAAAGQEGKGGDDSPGMRIWFIPSSLAAVEGRAVSKERAGEVTVAAIAAETVELVSSGLYAPGDIAVLVRTRHQAREVQESLRSVGIPSVLYGTESVFASIEALEVLHILRAVNDPGSARLLRAALATDIIGLTGDDIARLSIDDNAWEKEIERFFGYHETWERHGFMRMFHSLLRGERVHGRLLRRPDGERVMTNVFHLAELLHHAQREERMGGDGIIKWLSGSIDGSDEPNGADEHQLRLETDENAVTLITMHRSKGLEFPVVFCPFTWDTRDIGDPFLYHDPARGNRPVFNIGQAGDENGGGRAAASREQLAENLRLFYVAVTRAKRRCYLVWGRINNSFGSAPAYLFHNPGDIDGDDMEKKLAVHVKTLDDGAMMRALKELAKSSAGCIEVGEVPVKGARVISPVRVKRPDLRCRTFGGAIAGGRRVTSFSALAQGADAERDYDREYIRPAGPGKPEPGSIFAFPRGARAGSCIHSVFEDIDFSLSDRSESERTVREKLELHGFDTAWTGALLGMASSVLRSPLGVPGGVCLLESLGRVDRLHELEFTLPLGSVTPEGLGRVFESAGGSGLVGDFAASIAKLGFRPVKGFLRGFIDMVFAHGGRYYLLDWKSNHLGDSPPDYSADRMAAEMARHHYILQYHLYAVALHRYLALRLEGYGYARHFGGVFYLFVRGMDPSDTSRPGVFFDLPPAGMIESLGRYFDEGEASR, from the coding sequence ATGAGCGCAGTGTCGCGTTTCGACATCATCGAAAGCCCGCTCTCTGGGACCGTGCTGATCGAGGCAAGCGCGGGCACGGGCAAGACCTACGCCATCTCCGGGCTCTATCTCCGCCTCATCCTCGAAAAGGAGTTTGAAGTGGAGAACATCCTTGTCGTCACCTTCACCGTGGCCGCCACGGGAGAGCTTCGCGAACGCCTGCGCGGCCGCCTGCGCGCCACGCTCTCCATGCTCGAAGACCCGGACTGCCGCGGGGGATGCGGGCGGGACCTTCTCGAACTCAGGGGGAAATACGCGGACGATCCGCTGCAGCGCGCGCTCGTGGAGCGCTTCGGCTCCGATCCGGAGGCGCGCGAGCGGCTTTCCCGCGCCATACGAAATTTCGACGAGGCCTCCATCTTCACCATCCACTCGTTCTGCCAGCGCGCCCTGCTCGAGAACGCGTTCGAGAGCGGCGTACTCTTCGAGTCGGAGCTCGAGGCCGCCGACGCCGAGGCGATCGACGACATCGCGGCGGACTTCTTCCGTAAGAACTGGTACGGGGCGCCGCTCTCGTTTGTCGAGTTCTCCGCGGCCGAAAAGGTCTCGCCGGCGTATTTCTCGCTTCTCGCGCGGAAGCGGCCGCTCGATCCCGATTACATACTCGAGGGCGGGGCCGGTGACATCGACGCGGACGGCGTGCTCGAAATCGCGCGGCGCCTGGACGATGAGTACCCCCGTTTCTGCGAATCCTGGCGCCGTGATCGCTCACAGGCCGGGGACTTTCTGCCGGGCGCGCTGCGCGATGGGGTGCTCAAGGCGAACATGTATTCTGAAGCGATCATCGCCCGGATGATGGAGCAGATGGACGCCTATACCGCCGGGGGACTTCCGCTCGCGACAGAAGACCTGAAAAAATTCCGGGCCGCCTCGATCGTGAAGGCCTTCAGGAAGGGCAGGAGCGCCGAGCTTCCGCCCGTTATGGCGCTTTGCGATGAATTTTTAGGCCTGTGTGATGAAGCGCGCCTGCGCTTCGACGGCTATCTCGTCTCATTGAAAAAAGAATTTCTTGCCTATGTGCAGAGTGAGCTTGCGCGTCGGAAGGAGCTTCGCGCCGTCCGCTCGTTCGACGATCTGATACGGGGCATGCACGAAGCCCTGCAGCGGGGAGGTGGCCCGGCCCTCGCGCGCCTGGTGCGGCGCCGGTACGCCGCCGCGCTCATCGACGAGTTCCAGGACACCGACCCTGTCCAGTATTCAATCTTTACCACCATCTTCGGTTGGGGCGAATCGCTCCTTTATCTGATAGGAGATCCCAAGCAGGCGATCTACGGCTTCCGCGGGGCCGACATATTCGCCTATATGCGGGCGGCCGCGTCGGCGGGCACAAAGGCCACCATGGACGTCAATCGTCGCTCGGCGCCGGAGCTTATCGGCGCGGTGAACGCGATTTTCTCGCGGGTCCGCGATCCCTTTGTCTTTCCCGAGATCGGCTTTACTCCCGTTTCGGCGGCCGCCGGCCAGGAGGGCAAGGGTGGCGACGATTCGCCGGGAATGCGGATTTGGTTTATTCCATCCAGTCTCGCGGCCGTCGAGGGCAGGGCCGTCAGCAAGGAGCGGGCGGGCGAGGTGACCGTCGCCGCGATCGCGGCGGAAACGGTGGAGCTGGTTTCCTCCGGCCTGTACGCGCCGGGGGACATCGCCGTGCTGGTGCGGACCAGGCACCAGGCGCGCGAGGTGCAGGAATCGCTGCGATCGGTCGGCATCCCCTCGGTGCTCTACGGCACCGAAAGCGTCTTCGCGTCGATCGAGGCTCTGGAGGTGCTGCACATACTTCGGGCCGTCAACGACCCGGGGAGCGCGCGCCTCCTGCGCGCCGCCCTGGCGACCGATATCATCGGCCTGACGGGCGACGACATCGCTCGTCTCTCCATCGACGATAACGCGTGGGAGAAGGAGATCGAGCGCTTCTTCGGCTACCACGAAACATGGGAGCGGCACGGATTCATGAGGATGTTTCACTCGCTCCTTCGCGGCGAACGGGTGCACGGGCGCCTGCTTCGCAGGCCGGACGGGGAGCGTGTGATGACCAACGTCTTCCATCTGGCCGAGCTGCTGCATCATGCACAGAGGGAGGAGCGTATGGGCGGCGACGGAATCATCAAATGGCTGAGCGGGAGCATCGACGGGTCGGACGAACCGAACGGCGCCGACGAGCATCAGCTCCGCCTTGAAACCGACGAAAACGCCGTTACGCTCATCACCATGCACCGGAGCAAGGGGCTCGAGTTTCCCGTGGTCTTCTGCCCGTTCACCTGGGATACCAGGGACATCGGCGATCCGTTTCTCTATCACGACCCCGCGCGCGGCAATCGTCCGGTGTTCAACATCGGCCAAGCGGGCGATGAAAACGGTGGCGGCCGCGCGGCCGCGTCCCGCGAACAGCTCGCCGAAAACCTCAGGCTCTTCTACGTGGCCGTAACGCGTGCGAAGCGGCGCTGTTACCTGGTCTGGGGGCGCATCAACAACAGTTTCGGATCGGCGCCCGCATACCTGTTCCATAACCCCGGAGATATTGACGGCGACGATATGGAGAAGAAGCTCGCGGTCCATGTAAAGACCCTCGACGACGGCGCGATGATGCGCGCTCTCAAAGAACTCGCAAAGTCGTCCGCCGGCTGTATCGAGGTCGGGGAGGTCCCGGTAAAAGGCGCGCGCGTTATCAGTCCGGTGCGGGTGAAGCGGCCCGATCTGCGGTGCAGAACCTTTGGCGGCGCCATCGCCGGCGGACGACGGGTGACAAGCTTCAGCGCGCTCGCGCAGGGTGCGGATGCCGAGCGCGATTACGACCGCGAATACATACGGCCGGCCGGGCCGGGGAAGCCGGAGCCGGGAAGCATCTTCGCCTTTCCCCGGGGCGCCCGCGCGGGAAGCTGCATCCACTCGGTGTTTGAGGATATCGATTTCTCGCTCTCCGACCGCTCGGAGTCCGAAAGGACGGTCCGCGAAAAGCTCGAACTGCACGGGTTTGACACGGCCTGGACGGGTGCGCTCCTGGGCATGGCCTCGTCGGTGCTCCGCTCCCCGCTCGGGGTTCCCGGCGGCGTTTGCCTTTTGGAATCGCTCGGCCGGGTGGACCGCCTGCACGAGCTCGAATTCACCCTGCCGCTGGGAAGCGTCACCCCGGAGGGGCTCGGCCGTGTATTCGAAAGCGCGGGAGGAAGCGGGCTCGTCGGCGATTTTGCTGCCTCAATTGCGAAGCTCGGCTTCCGGCCGGTGAAGGGATTTTTACGCGGCTTCATCGACATGGTGTTCGCGCACGGCGGCCGCTATTATCTGCTCGACTGGAAATCAAATCACCTGGGCGATTCGCCCCCGGATTATTCGGCCGACCGCATGGCCGCCGAGATGGCGCGTCACCACTATATACTCCAGTATCATCTGTATGCCGTCGCCCTGCATCGATATCTCGCGCTTCGCCTGGAAGGGTACGGGTACGCCCGTCATTTCGGCGGAGTTTTTTATCTTTTCGTCCGTGGCATGGACCCGTCGGACACGTCGCGTCCCGGGGTCTTTTTCGACCTTCCGCCGGCCGGCATGATCGAATCGCTCGGCCGCTATTTCGATGAAGGGGAGGCCTCGCGATGA
- a CDS encoding molybdenum cofactor guanylyltransferase: MPPLIDAINAFIIAGGKSRRFGHDKAFYPVEGIPLVERVLTALGDVFDDISIVADDLDRFAGLGVACHPDTVRGLGPTGGIFTALHHARPGGCFVVACDMPFLSAPLIRGMAELVPGNDVVIPFLDGNYEALHAFYSPKCLEAARRSIGRGERRVVSFFGEVMVRRVEAGWISRMADPSRVFININHPDDLEKF, from the coding sequence ATGCCACCGCTCATAGATGCCATCAATGCGTTCATCATCGCCGGCGGAAAGAGCAGGCGGTTCGGGCACGACAAGGCCTTCTACCCGGTTGAAGGTATCCCCCTCGTCGAGCGCGTTTTAACGGCCCTCGGGGATGTTTTCGATGACATCTCCATCGTCGCCGACGACCTCGATCGATTCGCAGGCCTCGGCGTTGCCTGCCATCCCGATACGGTCAGGGGATTGGGGCCGACAGGCGGCATCTTCACGGCGCTGCACCACGCGCGTCCCGGCGGCTGCTTTGTCGTCGCCTGTGACATGCCGTTTCTTTCCGCGCCGCTTATACGCGGCATGGCCGAACTCGTCCCCGGAAACGACGTCGTGATCCCCTTTCTCGACGGCAACTACGAGGCGCTGCATGCGTTTTACTCGCCGAAATGTCTCGAGGCCGCCCGGCGGAGCATCGGGCGCGGTGAACGCCGGGTTGTGAGCTTTTTCGGTGAGGTGATGGTGCGGCGCGTGGAGGCCGGCTGGATAAGCCGAATGGCCGATCCGTCGCGCGTATTCATCAACATCAACCACCCTGACGATCTCGAAAAGTTTTAA
- the mobB gene encoding molybdopterin-guanine dinucleotide biosynthesis protein B, giving the protein MPFIVSIVGRSGSGKTTLIEKLIRHFNESGHKIAIIKHLRHDFDIDHPGKDTWRYRAAGCGGVAITNDSECAMVERLERPAGSVELALRFFGGYDIILVEGDKEADVFKIEVVGDSPEGPLCTAGVGNIVAVASDRPVPGSLPHFARNDAAGVGHFIENLRFETNR; this is encoded by the coding sequence ATGCCATTCATCGTATCGATCGTGGGCCGTTCCGGTTCGGGCAAGACCACCCTCATTGAAAAGCTCATACGTCATTTCAATGAAAGTGGCCATAAAATAGCAATTATTAAACACCTTCGCCACGACTTCGATATCGACCATCCCGGCAAGGACACCTGGCGGTACCGCGCCGCCGGCTGCGGAGGGGTCGCCATCACCAACGACAGCGAGTGCGCGATGGTCGAGCGGCTCGAGCGCCCGGCCGGATCGGTCGAGCTCGCGCTCCGGTTCTTCGGCGGATATGATATCATTTTAGTGGAAGGGGACAAGGAGGCGGACGTTTTCAAGATCGAGGTGGTGGGAGACTCCCCAGAGGGGCCGCTCTGCACCGCGGGAGTGGGGAACATAGTCGCGGTGGCAAGCGACAGGCCGGTCCCCGGAAGCCTCCCTCATTTCGCACGGAACGACGCGGCCGGCGTCGGTCATTTCATTGAAAACCTCCGGTTCGAGACGAACCGCTGA